A window of Cryptomeria japonica chromosome 3, Sugi_1.0, whole genome shotgun sequence contains these coding sequences:
- the LOC131029915 gene encoding GDT1-like protein 5, with protein MDQSAKKKALRKFSKVVRDGSRSQTLHIAEPAVDKDENEIMLEDYIMAMRHPRRLVLAGCLGALTVMTIISVVFGWAAPNLLSRKWTHVITTVLFFAFGFWSLWEGITEEGESEELAEVEAKLSTDWKEKSPSKEATVKGHKVEDDKKKQRRPFFTQFFSPILLEAFSLTFFGEWGDRSQIATIGLAADINPFGVVLGSILGQALCTVAAVFGGKSLASRISEKMVAISAGILFVVFGIQCLMTKAENA; from the exons ATGGATCAATCGGCAAAGAAGAAGGCTCTCCGGAAATTCTCCAAGGTTGTAAGGGATGGATCTAGATCTCAAACCTTGCATATAGCTGAGCCTGCAGTAGACAAAGACGAGAATGAGATCATGTTGGAAGATTAT ATCATGGCAATGCGACATCCAAGAAGATTGGTTTTAGCTGGATGCCTTGGGGCTCTCACT GTGATGACTATTATCTCTGTAGTTTTTGGCTGGGCTGCACCAAACTTA TTATCTCGGAAATGGACTCATGTTATAACAACAGTTTTATTCTTTGCATTTGGATTTTGGTCATTATGGGAAGGCATCACAGAAGAAGG AGAGTCCGAAGAGTTGGCTGAGGTGGAAGCTAAGCTG TCCACCGATTGGAAGGAAAAATCACCTTCTAAGGAAGCAACAGTAAAAGGGCATAAG GTTGAAGATGATAAGAAAAAACAGCGTAGACCAttcttcactcaattcttttcacCAATTCTCCTTGAG GCATTTTCCCTGACATTTTTTGGAGAGTGGGGTGATAGGAGCCAG ATTGCTACTATCGGACTGGCTGCAGATATAAATCCATTTGGTGTAGTTCTCGGGAGCATTTT AGGGCAGGCTTTGTGTACTGTTGCAGCTGTGTTTGGTGGCAAGAGTTTAGCATCTCGTATATCTGAAAAGATG GTTGCAATTTCTGCTggaattttgtttgttgtttttgggatTCAGTGTTTAATGACGAAAGCTGAGAATGCGTAA